The following are encoded in a window of Natranaeroarchaeum aerophilus genomic DNA:
- a CDS encoding nitrite/sulfite reductase translates to MPTDVEKWKDEIYGNEIREHLMEFAEEGWESIPEEEHDEWFERFKWWGLYHQRAGQESYFMMRIGTPNGVLEPGQTEVVAEVANEYATGPASNPEFGNAYVDWTTRQSIQLHWIRLEDIPDVFEKLESVGLSTQQACGDSWRNIVGNPMAGKAPEFVDALPVIMELNERFKGNDDHSNLPRKWKVSVTGAADGSGQGDINDLALEPAFKEIDGEEVRGFNVRVGGGLSRNEPRLARELDVFTRPENAADVAGGISALFREHGDRENRYNARIKFLMDEWGPEKFRRVLQDDFVNFELETAGTDLREQYTYNAGGNEHGDLVGVHEQRDGNYYVGLNVLVGRMGADDTHELARLAEEYGSGEVRVSQRQNVIITDVPEDDLDALLEEDLLEDYSPDPHPFMRGSVACTGTEFCSLSIVETKNRQVRYARWLKENVELPGGVEDFHIHLSGCTASCAQPQIADVSLRGMKTRKDGEPVEALDIGLGGGLGENPQFAEWVAERVPADEVPGAIENLLAKFESERNGEETFRDYIARLDDETLDDIIDPEETSYEDPYMHNTKRTWYPYAEDDSLDASPSPADD, encoded by the coding sequence ATGCCAACTGACGTCGAAAAGTGGAAAGACGAGATCTACGGCAACGAGATCAGGGAGCACCTGATGGAGTTCGCCGAGGAGGGCTGGGAGTCGATCCCGGAGGAGGAACACGACGAGTGGTTCGAGCGGTTCAAATGGTGGGGTCTCTACCACCAGCGCGCAGGCCAGGAGAGCTACTTCATGATGCGGATCGGGACGCCAAACGGCGTACTCGAACCGGGACAGACCGAGGTCGTCGCCGAAGTCGCAAACGAGTACGCCACCGGCCCGGCCTCGAACCCGGAATTCGGAAACGCCTACGTCGACTGGACGACGCGCCAGTCGATCCAGCTCCACTGGATCCGGCTCGAGGACATTCCGGACGTCTTCGAGAAGCTCGAATCCGTCGGCCTCTCGACCCAGCAGGCCTGTGGTGACTCCTGGCGGAACATCGTCGGCAACCCGATGGCCGGAAAGGCCCCCGAGTTCGTCGATGCGCTGCCAGTCATCATGGAGCTCAACGAGCGGTTCAAGGGCAACGACGACCACTCGAACCTCCCACGAAAATGGAAGGTGTCGGTCACTGGTGCAGCGGACGGCTCCGGACAGGGTGACATCAACGACCTCGCGCTCGAACCGGCGTTCAAGGAGATCGACGGCGAGGAAGTCCGCGGGTTCAACGTCCGCGTGGGCGGCGGCCTCTCGCGGAACGAGCCGCGACTGGCCCGCGAACTCGACGTGTTCACCCGGCCCGAGAACGCGGCGGACGTCGCCGGTGGCATCTCCGCGCTGTTCCGCGAGCACGGCGACCGCGAGAACCGCTACAACGCCCGCATCAAGTTCCTGATGGACGAATGGGGGCCCGAGAAGTTCCGCCGCGTCCTTCAGGACGACTTCGTGAACTTCGAGCTCGAAACCGCGGGGACGGATCTCCGCGAGCAGTACACCTACAACGCCGGCGGCAACGAACACGGCGATCTGGTCGGCGTCCACGAACAGCGCGACGGCAACTACTACGTCGGTCTCAACGTTCTGGTCGGCCGGATGGGAGCGGACGATACCCACGAACTCGCCCGCCTCGCCGAGGAGTACGGTTCCGGCGAGGTCCGGGTCTCCCAGCGACAGAACGTGATCATCACCGACGTCCCCGAGGACGACCTCGACGCCCTGCTCGAAGAGGACCTGCTCGAGGACTACTCGCCGGATCCGCATCCGTTCATGCGCGGCTCGGTCGCCTGTACAGGGACGGAGTTCTGTTCGCTCTCGATCGTCGAGACGAAGAACCGGCAGGTTCGCTACGCCCGCTGGCTCAAGGAGAACGTCGAGCTTCCCGGGGGCGTCGAGGACTTCCACATCCACCTCTCGGGCTGTACGGCATCGTGTGCCCAGCCCCAGATCGCCGACGTCTCCCTGCGCGGCATGAAGACGCGCAAGGACGGCGAGCCGGTCGAAGCGCTCGACATCGGCCTCGGTGGCGGCCTCGGAGAGAACCCGCAGTTCGCCGAGTGGGTCGCCGAGCGCGTCCCGGCCGACGAGGTGCCTGGCGCCATCGAGAACCTGCTGGCGAAATTCGAATCGGAGCGCAACGGTGAGGAGACGTTCCGTGATTACATCGCTCGACTCGACGACGAGACGCTCGACGACATCATCGATCCCGAGGAGACGAGCTACGAGGATCCGTACATGCACAACACCAAACGGACCTGGTACCCCTACGCCGAGGACGACAGCCTCGACGCGAGCCCATCGCCGGCGGACGACTGA
- a CDS encoding succinic semialdehyde dehydrogenase, protein MSSRLQSTILASAVLSSSHLDVLGDRISTAGERESIDVRTPVTDEVVGTVPACEAADVDAAVERAQSAQDAWAERRPEERAQVLYRFADLVLDRREELLDAIQVETGKAREHAFEEVLDVVNTAGYYGKDGPGLLDERDRTGPAPGLTSAVETYEPVGVVGVISPWNYPMTLSMADLLPALLAGNAVVCKPDERTPFATLMLAELLEEAGLPDDVLAVVTGKGEVVGPALIDRIDYIAFTGGTETGRTVAERAGRNLIDCSLELGGKNPMLVLGDADIGVAARGAVKGAYTNAGQLCLAPERIYVDESVYDEFLDAFVGETRKLSLGVGVGYDGDVGSLIDGRQLERVRAHVDGAVEDGASVLTGGRYRPDVGPFCYEPTVLEGVPEDSQVACEETFGPVVSVYPVSGVEEAVSRANDSEYGLNASVYTRDTERGRAVARRIDCGTVCVNDPFTVGWSSMDAPMGGFGESGLGRRHGEVGLLRYVESRTIATSAFGPMERPASLPRRWFVRLASGALRAQTRVRRWLS, encoded by the coding sequence ATGTCCTCTCGATTGCAGTCGACGATCCTCGCCTCGGCAGTGCTCTCCAGTTCCCACCTCGACGTGCTTGGTGATCGAATATCGACGGCCGGAGAGCGAGAGTCGATCGATGTCCGGACCCCGGTGACCGACGAAGTGGTCGGGACCGTGCCTGCCTGCGAGGCTGCGGACGTCGACGCTGCCGTCGAGCGTGCGCAAAGTGCGCAGGATGCGTGGGCGGAGCGTCGGCCCGAGGAACGAGCACAGGTGCTCTATCGGTTCGCCGACCTCGTGCTGGATCGTCGCGAGGAACTTCTCGACGCGATTCAGGTCGAGACGGGGAAAGCGCGCGAACACGCATTCGAGGAAGTGCTGGATGTCGTCAACACCGCTGGCTACTACGGCAAAGACGGCCCGGGACTGCTCGACGAGCGCGATCGGACCGGTCCCGCTCCGGGACTCACGAGCGCCGTCGAGACGTACGAGCCGGTCGGCGTCGTCGGCGTGATCAGCCCGTGGAACTACCCGATGACACTCTCGATGGCGGATCTGCTCCCCGCCCTGCTCGCGGGCAACGCCGTCGTCTGCAAGCCCGACGAGCGAACCCCATTTGCGACGCTCATGCTCGCCGAACTGCTCGAAGAGGCCGGACTGCCCGACGACGTCCTCGCGGTCGTCACCGGCAAGGGCGAGGTAGTGGGGCCTGCACTGATCGATCGGATCGATTACATCGCATTCACGGGGGGCACCGAGACCGGACGAACCGTCGCCGAGCGCGCGGGCCGAAACCTGATCGATTGCTCGCTCGAGCTGGGCGGCAAAAACCCAATGCTCGTGCTCGGCGATGCCGACATCGGGGTGGCGGCCCGCGGCGCGGTGAAAGGAGCGTATACGAACGCTGGACAGCTCTGTCTCGCGCCCGAACGGATCTACGTCGACGAATCCGTCTACGACGAGTTCCTTGATGCCTTCGTTGGCGAAACGCGCAAACTCTCGCTTGGCGTCGGGGTCGGCTACGATGGGGACGTCGGATCGCTGATCGACGGGCGACAGCTGGAGCGAGTTCGGGCACACGTCGACGGCGCAGTCGAGGATGGCGCGTCGGTGCTCACTGGCGGACGATATCGCCCGGACGTGGGGCCGTTCTGTTACGAGCCAACAGTGCTGGAGGGTGTCCCGGAAGACTCACAGGTCGCCTGCGAGGAGACGTTCGGACCGGTCGTTTCGGTCTACCCAGTCTCGGGTGTCGAGGAAGCAGTCAGCCGTGCCAACGACTCCGAATACGGGCTGAACGCGAGCGTCTACACACGCGATACCGAACGCGGACGCGCAGTTGCCCGGCGGATCGACTGCGGGACCGTCTGCGTGAACGACCCGTTCACCGTGGGCTGGTCGTCGATGGATGCGCCGATGGGCGGGTTTGGGGAGTCCGGACTCGGACGTCGCCACGGAGAGGTCGGTCTTCTCCGGTATGTCGAATCGCGCACGATCGCCACCTCGGCATTCGGCCCGATGGAACGGCCAGCGAGCCTTCCCAGGCGGTGGTTCGTCCGGCTTGCGTCGGGAGCACTCCGGGCACAGACGCGGGTTCGTCGGTGGTTGTCGTGA
- a CDS encoding DUF7119 family protein, whose product MTADWSKDQGDDPYQRTRGSQTPPADREEPVGDPVVRGDERVTGEHADEAVQFDPDDPESLERAAETVAAFAENTAGAPDNVYMLRGAAACAALVRGEGSYKVAAERAGGEATVAFIRKWARVHDLPQSIRRHVAMGHIAPTAAKHIARVSGTARFDLAWAALDNDLTVREIRTLASEINDGNTVEEALDAHGIQLGEIPLQLPPHVYRELRRRAANEGVSPDQLVYRALDSEFRDH is encoded by the coding sequence ATGACTGCTGACTGGTCGAAAGACCAGGGTGACGATCCATACCAGCGCACGCGGGGATCGCAGACTCCACCCGCGGACCGCGAGGAACCGGTTGGGGACCCGGTCGTCCGTGGCGACGAGCGCGTCACTGGCGAGCACGCCGACGAGGCTGTCCAGTTCGACCCCGACGACCCCGAGAGTCTCGAACGTGCTGCAGAAACCGTCGCCGCGTTCGCGGAGAACACGGCAGGTGCGCCCGACAACGTGTACATGCTCCGCGGTGCGGCAGCGTGTGCGGCGCTCGTCAGAGGCGAGGGGTCGTACAAGGTTGCCGCCGAACGCGCAGGTGGCGAGGCGACGGTTGCGTTCATCCGCAAGTGGGCTCGCGTCCACGACCTTCCCCAGTCAATCCGCCGTCATGTCGCGATGGGACATATCGCGCCGACCGCCGCGAAACACATCGCTCGGGTCAGCGGGACTGCCCGATTCGACCTTGCATGGGCCGCACTCGACAACGATCTTACCGTCAGGGAGATCCGGACGCTCGCAAGCGAGATCAACGACGGGAACACTGTCGAGGAGGCGCTCGATGCCCACGGAATCCAACTGGGCGAAATACCGCTCCAGCTCCCACCGCACGTCTACCGCGAACTCCGTCGACGCGCCGCAAACGAGGGCGTCTCTCCCGACCAGCTCGTCTACCGCGCACTCGACAGCGAGTTTCGGGACCACTGA